In one Deltaproteobacteria bacterium genomic region, the following are encoded:
- a CDS encoding DUF420 domain-containing protein encodes MGLDQTGYYLASLNAFLNGSSAVLLFTGWMAVRKKNVSLHRKCMVTAFLISILFLVSYLTRFYLTGTHRFAGSGLLRTVYLTILLTHTTLAATVPFLAVRTLFLALKGRLETHKKWARVTFPIWIYVSVTGVVVYLMLYWRK; translated from the coding sequence ATGGGCCTGGATCAAACAGGGTATTATTTGGCCTCCCTGAACGCCTTTCTGAACGGGAGTTCCGCCGTTTTGCTTTTTACCGGCTGGATGGCTGTTCGCAAAAAAAATGTTTCACTCCATCGAAAATGTATGGTGACGGCGTTTCTTATTTCAATTTTATTTCTTGTCTCCTATCTCACCCGTTTTTACCTGACAGGGACCCACCGGTTTGCCGGGAGTGGACTGCTTCGCACTGTTTATTTAACAATTCTCTTGACGCACACGACATTGGCGGCGACCGTTCCGTTTCTTGCCGTTCGCACACTCTTTCTGGCTCTTAAGGGAAGATTGGAAACCCACAAAAAGTGGGCGAGGGTGACCTTCCCGATCTGGATCTATGTCTCGGTAACGGGGGTGGTTGTCTATCTCATGCTCTATTGGCGGAAATAA
- a CDS encoding methionine adenosyltransferase — MSQKFVFTSESVTEGHPDKIADQISDGILDALIKEDPKSRVACETLVATGLVVLAGEITSNAIIDYQKVTRETIEEIGYTDSSYGFDSRSCSVLVALGKQSPDISQGVTEGEGLFKEQGAGDQGLMFGYATNETPEFMPLPISLSHKLTQRLAEVRKKKTLNFLRPDGKSQVSVRYENDRPQKIKAVVLSSQHDPDVSYKTLKEALIEEVVKKVCPANMLDAKTEYFINPTGRFVVGGPHGDCGLTGRKIIVDTYGGWGRHGGGAFSGKDPSKVDRSACYMARYIAKNIVAARLADRCEVQIAYAIGYPEPVSFMINSFGTGVLPDEKLAEVALKVWSLKPAQIIKTLNLLRPIYKKTAAYGHFGRNLPEFTWEKTDRAAELASLAGLNKKNGGKNGTAKIFTLPKNGKELRTGALS, encoded by the coding sequence ATGAGTCAAAAATTCGTCTTTACCTCCGAATCGGTCACCGAAGGGCATCCGGATAAAATCGCCGATCAGATCTCCGACGGTATTTTAGACGCCCTTATTAAGGAGGACCCCAAGAGCCGGGTGGCCTGCGAGACACTGGTGGCCACCGGCCTTGTCGTGCTCGCCGGGGAAATCACGAGCAACGCCATTATTGATTATCAAAAAGTCACCCGCGAAACGATAGAGGAGATCGGTTACACCGATTCCTCCTACGGTTTCGATTCCCGTTCCTGTTCGGTCCTCGTCGCCCTCGGCAAACAATCTCCCGACATTTCTCAGGGGGTCACCGAGGGGGAAGGACTCTTCAAGGAGCAAGGGGCCGGGGACCAGGGGTTGATGTTCGGCTATGCAACCAATGAGACCCCTGAATTCATGCCTCTCCCGATCTCCCTTTCCCACAAACTGACTCAACGGTTGGCTGAGGTGCGCAAGAAAAAAACCTTAAACTTCTTGAGGCCGGACGGGAAATCCCAGGTTTCTGTTCGCTACGAAAACGACCGCCCGCAGAAAATCAAGGCGGTGGTCCTTTCTTCCCAACATGACCCCGACGTCTCCTACAAAACACTCAAGGAAGCCCTCATTGAAGAAGTCGTCAAGAAGGTCTGCCCGGCCAACATGCTGGATGCCAAGACCGAATATTTCATCAACCCAACGGGGCGCTTCGTGGTCGGCGGCCCCCATGGCGACTGCGGCCTGACGGGACGAAAGATCATTGTGGACACCTACGGCGGCTGGGGACGTCACGGCGGCGGTGCCTTTTCGGGCAAGGACCCCTCCAAGGTGGATCGCTCCGCCTGTTATATGGCCCGCTATATCGCCAAAAATATCGTGGCGGCCAGGCTGGCCGACCGTTGCGAGGTCCAGATCGCCTATGCCATCGGTTATCCGGAACCGGTCTCTTTCATGATCAACAGTTTCGGAACCGGGGTCCTTCCGGACGAAAAGCTGGCGGAGGTGGCATTGAAGGTCTGGAGTCTAAAACCGGCCCAGATTATCAAGACATTGAATCTCTTAAGACCGATTTATAAGAAAACGGCGGCCTACGGCCACTTTGGCCGGAATTTGCCGGAGTTCACCTGGGAAAAGACCGACCGGGCCGCGGAATTAGCCAGCCTGGCCGGCCTCAACAAAAAGAACGGCGGGAAGAACGGCACCGCCAAGATCTTTACCCTCCCTAAAAACGGCAAGGAACTGAGAACAGGAGCCCTTTCATGA
- a CDS encoding tetratricopeptide repeat protein yields MKKALPVLIFLLVASIQLEAAESRPASGEISTPPPEEAIQKIREGYQKHDYRKVSRYCKDLPSGRIPFYIQMICAESHAAAGETEAAIRLLQSLLREDPPGLDRLKAQYDLANLYFMQGRYAESRKVFEQVLETATEREEWVRKARQKIVQLRQKEGKSKDQITLQLLEVEERIEKGIDLYATKGVLKEILSRTERRQPQQNEQAKELLERLKDKESSLVTSELANVHRLYREEKKLAQARELLQKLLLAHPDMEERPHVEALLEEVEHEEEADQLDLAKKGKKRR; encoded by the coding sequence ATGAAAAAGGCCCTGCCCGTTCTCATTTTCCTTCTTGTTGCCTCTATTCAATTAGAGGCCGCTGAATCCCGGCCGGCCTCCGGGGAAATCTCCACCCCCCCGCCGGAAGAGGCGATCCAGAAGATCCGTGAGGGGTATCAGAAACATGATTATCGAAAGGTTTCACGGTATTGCAAGGATTTGCCAAGTGGGAGGATTCCCTTTTATATCCAGATGATCTGTGCCGAGTCCCATGCGGCGGCGGGAGAGACGGAGGCGGCGATTCGCCTGTTGCAATCCCTCTTGAGGGAGGACCCGCCAGGTCTGGACCGCCTCAAGGCCCAGTACGACCTGGCCAACCTCTATTTCATGCAGGGGCGTTACGCCGAATCGCGAAAGGTCTTTGAGCAGGTTTTAGAAACGGCGACCGAGAGAGAGGAATGGGTCCGGAAGGCCCGCCAGAAGATTGTCCAGTTGCGGCAGAAGGAGGGGAAGTCGAAAGACCAAATTACCCTTCAACTCCTGGAGGTGGAAGAGAGGATTGAAAAGGGGATTGATCTGTATGCCACAAAAGGGGTTTTGAAGGAGATCCTCTCCCGGACGGAGCGGCGGCAACCCCAACAAAATGAACAGGCCAAAGAATTATTGGAACGATTGAAGGATAAAGAGAGCAGTCTGGTCACAAGCGAACTGGCCAATGTCCACCGGTTGTATCGTGAGGAAAAGAAGCTCGCTCAAGCGCGGGAGCTCCTGCAAAAACTGCTTTTGGCCCATCCGGATATGGAAGAACGGCCCCATGTGGAGGCACTTCTTGAAGAGGTGGAGCATGAAGAGGAAGCGGACCAGCTCGATTTGGCAAAAAAAGGCAAGAAAAGACGTTAG
- a CDS encoding MarR family transcriptional regulator produces MQLAVAKKSDSLKSDSPEGKREELGQARDSFIESVGKITANMLGMVSKVGGQIYALLFLSRQPLSLDEISDILKLSKGNVSVNIRLLEETKLVRKVWVKGSRRDYYEAHRDYPRQFLKGFFDRVRGGIEDSIRLLHRCHNQFEKASGQLTGPDLEDGRFMVQQLALLASFYEAAGGMFDDFYQGRSVDTDLLRRVILE; encoded by the coding sequence ATGCAACTGGCTGTCGCCAAGAAGAGTGATTCGCTCAAGAGCGATTCGCCCGAAGGAAAACGGGAAGAACTGGGGCAGGCGAGGGACAGTTTTATTGAGAGTGTTGGCAAGATCACGGCCAACATGCTCGGGATGGTTTCCAAGGTGGGGGGTCAGATTTATGCCCTGCTTTTCCTTTCGCGACAGCCGCTTTCCCTCGATGAGATTTCCGACATCCTCAAACTCTCCAAGGGGAATGTGAGCGTCAACATCCGGCTTTTGGAAGAAACGAAACTGGTTCGCAAGGTCTGGGTGAAAGGTTCCCGCAGGGATTACTATGAGGCCCACCGGGATTACCCCCGCCAGTTTTTAAAGGGGTTTTTCGACCGTGTCCGGGGGGGGATCGAGGACTCCATCCGTTTGTTGCACCGGTGTCACAACCAGTTTGAAAAAGCCTCCGGTCAGCTGACCGGGCCGGATCTGGAAGACGGCCGGTTTATGGTCCAGCAGCTGGCCCTGCTCGCCTCTTTCTATGAGGCGGCCGGAGGGATGTTTGACGATTTCTACCAGGGGCGTTCTGTCGATACCGATCTCCTCCGTCGCGTCATCCTGGAATAG
- a CDS encoding HAD-IB family hydrolase, with translation MTKPIVAITNDLFFWAKIKTIGEERKIPVLQQTDFRKAYSCVSAKRPSAVFLDLEAPYLDPLGTILSLKRDPLTTRVPIVGYHGSSNRDLSQKAKNLGCDQVMTRHDFSQKLPELMGTQGASSGQTIAFFDVDRTLISGYSGFYVSLELIRRRVMKKRRLPLALFYQLTSRFQHDNVKKMYETACGDMAGFGIDQIMEIGRDCFEKSIRPRFYREALEVVEEHKRNGRMIVLLTSGPTMVVHFLADYLGVDQVYGSGPLVVKGVLEPEVGEPICYSEGKVIFAEQVEREQGVSLRHCYYYTDDITDKPLLEKVGFPSVVNPRRNLAKIAKKRGWPILRWSEVVGEDA, from the coding sequence ATGACAAAGCCGATCGTTGCCATCACCAATGACCTCTTCTTTTGGGCCAAGATCAAGACTATTGGAGAGGAACGGAAGATCCCCGTCCTGCAGCAGACCGATTTTCGCAAGGCCTATTCCTGCGTTAGTGCCAAGAGACCTTCCGCAGTCTTCCTGGATCTGGAGGCCCCGTATCTGGACCCGCTCGGAACCATCCTCTCCCTGAAGAGGGACCCCCTGACAACAAGGGTCCCGATTGTCGGCTATCACGGTTCCTCCAACCGGGACCTGTCCCAGAAGGCCAAAAATCTCGGGTGTGATCAGGTGATGACACGCCACGATTTTTCCCAGAAACTCCCGGAACTGATGGGGACCCAGGGTGCCTCTTCGGGACAGACGATTGCCTTTTTTGATGTGGATCGGACCTTGATTAGCGGCTACAGCGGTTTTTACGTCTCTCTGGAGTTGATTCGCCGCCGGGTCATGAAAAAGAGGCGGCTTCCCCTGGCCCTCTTTTACCAGCTGACGAGCCGGTTTCAACACGACAATGTGAAAAAAATGTATGAGACCGCCTGTGGTGACATGGCCGGTTTCGGGATCGACCAGATCATGGAGATCGGTCGCGACTGTTTTGAAAAATCGATCCGCCCCCGTTTTTACAGGGAGGCCCTGGAGGTGGTGGAGGAACACAAAAGAAACGGGCGAATGATTGTTTTGCTGACCTCCGGTCCAACCATGGTCGTTCATTTTCTGGCGGATTATCTTGGTGTTGATCAGGTCTATGGTTCCGGTCCGCTCGTTGTCAAAGGGGTCCTGGAGCCAGAGGTCGGGGAACCGATCTGCTACAGTGAGGGAAAGGTCATCTTTGCGGAGCAGGTGGAAAGGGAACAGGGGGTTTCTTTGAGGCACTGTTATTATTATACAGATGACATCACGGACAAGCCTTTGCTGGAGAAAGTCGGTTTTCCAAGTGTGGTCAATCCCAGGAGAAATCTTGCGAAGATAGCCAAAAAAAGAGGCTGGCCGATCTTGCGTTGGTCGGAAGTCGTCGGGGAGGATGCATGA
- a CDS encoding adenosylhomocysteinase, whose translation MTTKADIKNPALAESGKLRIEWAAQNMPVLKQIETRFQKEKPFRGVRLAACLHVTTETASLMKTLKSGGAEVVLCASNPLSTQDDVASSLVVHDQIPTFAIKGEDNKTYYQHIESCLDHRPVITMDDGADLVSTIHQKRAGLAQEVLAGTEETTTGVIRLRSMEKEGVLKYPIVAVNDAQTKHFFDNRYGTGQSTLDGIIRATNRLIAGSHFVVCGYGWCGKGVAMRARGLGAQVIVTEIDPLRALEAVMDGFRVLPIEEAAKIGDIFCTVTGNKSVLRKEHFEKMKDGVILANSGHFNVEIEIPELEKMSRQRRQIREFVTEYLLADGRRINILGEGRLINLAAAEGHPSSVMDMSFAGQALAAEYIVKNYKSLEKKVYNVPREIDEAIAALKLAGMGIAIDRLTEEQAKYLSSWNEGT comes from the coding sequence ATGACGACCAAGGCAGATATCAAAAACCCGGCCCTCGCGGAATCGGGGAAATTGAGGATTGAATGGGCCGCGCAAAATATGCCGGTCTTAAAGCAGATTGAAACCCGGTTCCAGAAGGAAAAACCGTTCCGCGGTGTCCGTCTGGCCGCCTGCCTTCATGTCACGACGGAAACCGCCTCCTTGATGAAAACGCTCAAATCCGGCGGCGCCGAGGTTGTCCTCTGTGCCTCGAACCCCCTCTCCACCCAGGATGACGTTGCCTCTTCTCTGGTGGTCCACGACCAGATCCCCACCTTCGCCATCAAGGGGGAAGACAACAAGACCTATTATCAACATATCGAATCCTGTCTCGATCACCGGCCGGTCATCACGATGGATGACGGCGCCGATCTTGTCTCAACCATTCACCAAAAAAGGGCGGGGTTGGCGCAGGAAGTCCTTGCAGGCACCGAAGAGACAACCACCGGTGTTATCCGCCTCCGGAGCATGGAGAAGGAAGGGGTCCTGAAATACCCGATCGTTGCCGTGAATGACGCCCAGACCAAGCATTTTTTCGATAACCGTTACGGCACCGGGCAGTCCACACTAGACGGGATCATCCGGGCCACCAACCGGCTGATCGCCGGCAGTCACTTTGTCGTCTGTGGTTACGGTTGGTGCGGCAAGGGGGTCGCGATGCGGGCCCGCGGACTGGGGGCGCAGGTGATCGTCACCGAGATTGACCCCCTCCGGGCGCTCGAGGCGGTCATGGACGGGTTCCGGGTCCTCCCGATAGAAGAGGCCGCCAAGATCGGTGATATTTTCTGCACGGTCACCGGCAACAAGTCTGTCCTCCGAAAAGAACATTTTGAAAAAATGAAGGATGGTGTCATTCTGGCCAACTCCGGCCATTTCAACGTCGAGATCGAAATTCCCGAGCTGGAAAAGATGAGCCGACAGAGGAGACAGATCCGGGAATTTGTGACCGAATATCTTCTGGCCGATGGGCGCCGGATCAATATCCTCGGGGAAGGTCGTCTGATCAACCTGGCCGCCGCTGAGGGACATCCTTCGAGCGTCATGGATATGAGCTTTGCCGGTCAGGCCCTGGCCGCCGAGTATATCGTCAAAAATTACAAGTCCCTAGAAAAAAAGGTCTATAACGTCCCGCGTGAGATTGATGAGGCGATCGCCGCCCTGAAACTGGCCGGCATGGGGATTGCCATTGACCGGCTGACTGAGGAACAGGCCAAATACCTTTCTTCCTGGAATGAGGGCACCTAA
- the cyoE gene encoding protoheme IX farnesyltransferase, whose amino-acid sequence MTERALSWTDTAIDFLALVKPRVTALVMATTAGGLWLTPGPVELQLLFYTLFGTVLLVGAANTFNMYLERDIDALMKRTRDRPLPAKRMAPENAFVFGLVLAGIAVVILTLKVNSLTALLGVLAFVSYVLFYTPLKQKTTLSLLIGAVPGAMPPLMGWTAGIGSLDLPGLLLFGLLFCWQVPHFLAIALFHKEEYARAGIKILPLEKGETATKHCMVRYLALLIPVSLFLVPLGIAGKLYFWTAVVLNGIFFLWGCYGLRKSAGVRWARSFFVTSIIYLPVLLFVLALDSIH is encoded by the coding sequence ATGACCGAACGAGCCCTCTCCTGGACCGATACCGCCATTGACTTCCTGGCCCTGGTCAAGCCTCGTGTGACGGCCTTGGTGATGGCGACAACGGCCGGTGGCCTCTGGTTGACGCCCGGGCCTGTTGAACTCCAGCTCCTTTTTTATACGCTTTTCGGCACAGTTCTTCTTGTTGGGGCGGCGAACACCTTTAATATGTACCTCGAGAGGGACATCGATGCCCTGATGAAGAGGACGCGCGACCGGCCGTTGCCAGCCAAAAGGATGGCCCCCGAAAACGCCTTTGTCTTTGGTCTTGTCCTGGCCGGGATTGCGGTGGTGATCCTGACCCTGAAGGTCAACTCCCTGACAGCCCTGCTGGGGGTTTTGGCCTTTGTGAGCTACGTTCTTTTCTATACACCCCTGAAGCAAAAGACGACGCTCTCCCTACTCATTGGGGCGGTGCCGGGGGCGATGCCCCCCTTAATGGGATGGACGGCAGGAATCGGCTCGCTGGATCTCCCGGGCCTTTTACTTTTTGGCCTCTTGTTTTGCTGGCAGGTCCCCCATTTCCTGGCGATCGCCCTCTTTCACAAGGAGGAATATGCCAGGGCCGGGATTAAGATCCTCCCTTTGGAAAAGGGAGAGACGGCGACCAAGCACTGCATGGTCCGTTATCTGGCTCTTTTAATTCCGGTCTCCCTTTTCCTTGTTCCGTTGGGGATTGCCGGGAAACTCTATTTCTGGACGGCGGTTGTCCTGAACGGTATTTTCTTTCTCTGGGGTTGCTATGGCCTGAGAAAGTCAGCCGGGGTCCGGTGGGCCCGGAGTTTTTTTGTCACTTCGATCATTTACCTGCCGGTTCTTCTCTTTGTTCTCGCCCTTGACAGTATCCATTGA
- a CDS encoding MFS transporter: protein MSKDRSLFILFSVVALDLVGFGIVMPILPFYAEQYGANAAVLGLLLTSYSAMQFLFSPVWGRFSDRFGRKPTLILTIAGSCLSLVLLGLAHSLTVIFLGRLLSGVFAANISVASATVTDITTDENRSKGMGLIGAAFGIGFLLGPMLGGILSPYGYHIPILTAAGLSVINMVYASRYLREPARHNPKEEAVIKTAVLADRSVARMCLIYFIFTLSITQLESTFAFFMMDRFAYSAKQVGWLLALMALVMIAVQGGLIRRLTHRFGEQKLLLVGTSILAIAFLLIPSAPSILLLIIPLLFASLGRGISQPSLLSLVSKKALPQVRGAVMGTFQASTSLGRVIGPVFAGLLYDHWHSSPYYLAAGLMGLVLIISANRA from the coding sequence ATGTCAAAGGATCGCTCTCTTTTCATCCTTTTTAGTGTCGTGGCCCTCGATCTTGTCGGTTTCGGGATCGTCATGCCGATTTTACCTTTTTACGCCGAACAGTACGGGGCGAATGCCGCTGTCCTGGGGCTCCTCCTCACCTCCTATTCAGCCATGCAGTTTCTTTTTTCACCGGTCTGGGGCCGATTCTCGGACCGTTTTGGCAGAAAGCCGACGCTGATCCTGACCATAGCGGGGTCCTGTCTTTCGCTGGTTCTTCTCGGTCTGGCTCATTCGCTGACGGTGATATTCCTCGGTCGTTTACTCTCTGGTGTTTTCGCCGCCAATATCAGTGTCGCCTCGGCCACTGTCACTGACATCACCACCGATGAAAACCGTTCCAAAGGGATGGGGCTGATTGGCGCCGCCTTTGGCATCGGTTTCCTCCTCGGCCCGATGCTGGGCGGGATCCTTTCGCCCTACGGCTACCATATCCCGATCCTCACCGCGGCGGGGCTCTCCGTGATCAATATGGTCTATGCTTCCCGGTACCTGAGGGAACCGGCACGGCATAATCCAAAAGAGGAAGCGGTCATCAAGACAGCGGTTCTTGCCGATCGCTCGGTGGCCCGAATGTGCCTCATTTATTTTATCTTCACCCTATCCATCACCCAACTGGAATCGACATTCGCCTTTTTCATGATGGATCGATTTGCCTATAGCGCAAAACAGGTCGGGTGGTTATTGGCCCTGATGGCCTTGGTCATGATTGCCGTGCAAGGGGGTCTGATCCGTCGGTTAACCCACCGGTTTGGCGAACAAAAACTGCTCCTGGTGGGCACCTCGATCCTGGCGATCGCCTTTCTCCTGATCCCCAGCGCTCCTTCAATCCTTCTGCTGATCATCCCGCTTCTCTTCGCCTCTCTGGGGAGAGGAATCAGCCAGCCATCCTTGTTGAGTCTCGTTTCAAAAAAGGCCTTGCCGCAGGTACGCGGCGCCGTCATGGGGACCTTCCAGGCGAGTACGAGTCTTGGACGCGTTATCGGCCCTGTCTTTGCCGGTCTCCTCTACGACCACTGGCACAGCTCTCCTTATTATCTGGCGGCCGGATTGATGGGGCTCGTGCTGATTATTTCCGCCAATAGAGCATGA
- the hpnD gene encoding presqualene diphosphate synthase HpnD encodes MEGHTILGGVIHPRVSHPRVVHPGAVRRSNFYLSLFFLPPRKRKAMTAIYSFARLVDDIVDEEGEREEKERELQFWREEIKRCLEGAAQTPLGRELSLVIQGHQLSEVYFQELINGVAMDLSRDRYATFEELCGYCYGVAGTVGSICMELFGLRHERAMEYAKTLGRAFQLTNILRDIIADLEQNRVYLPQEDLRRFGVTEEDLRGHRDSDAFRTLIGFEVQRAFACFQQVQGLLTPEEKRKIVAADVMGAVYSRILREIAKSPSRIFREKVSLDPVTKLSLALQTWFKNQFTQKGRGPEEK; translated from the coding sequence GTGGAAGGTCACACAATTCTCGGAGGGGTGATTCACCCGAGGGTGAGTCACCCCAGGGTGGTTCACCCTGGGGCCGTCCGCCGCTCCAATTTTTATCTCTCCCTCTTTTTTCTTCCGCCGCGGAAACGAAAGGCGATGACCGCCATTTATTCCTTTGCACGGCTTGTGGATGATATCGTTGACGAAGAGGGAGAGAGGGAAGAAAAAGAACGCGAACTCCAGTTCTGGAGAGAGGAGATCAAAAGGTGCCTGGAGGGGGCCGCCCAAACACCGCTGGGACGGGAACTCTCCCTTGTCATTCAGGGTCACCAGCTTTCAGAAGTCTATTTTCAGGAGCTGATCAATGGGGTGGCGATGGACCTCTCCCGGGACCGTTATGCCACCTTCGAGGAACTTTGCGGTTACTGCTACGGTGTTGCTGGCACCGTTGGATCGATTTGTATGGAGCTCTTTGGGCTGAGGCATGAACGGGCCATGGAGTATGCTAAGACCCTGGGGCGGGCCTTTCAATTGACGAATATTCTACGGGACATTATTGCCGATCTGGAACAAAATCGGGTTTATCTGCCGCAGGAGGATTTGAGGCGATTCGGTGTGACGGAAGAGGATCTCCGAGGTCATCGCGATAGCGATGCCTTTCGGACCCTGATCGGTTTTGAGGTTCAAAGGGCCTTCGCCTGTTTTCAACAGGTCCAGGGGCTCCTGACGCCGGAAGAAAAAAGAAAAATTGTCGCCGCCGACGTGATGGGGGCGGTTTATTCCAGGATCTTGCGGGAGATTGCCAAATCCCCTTCCCGTATTTTCAGGGAAAAAGTTTCTCTGGACCCGGTTACCAAACTTTCACTCGCCCTGCAAACCTGGTTTAAGAACCAGTTTACGCAAAAGGGAAGGGGACCAGAAGAGAAATAG
- a CDS encoding response regulator codes for MRAPKNRNPVRILLLEDNLEHAALIQKTLQESIPGVLIKTVASLNMALQELAKSKSRRSKTDYDLILTDYSLSNTSGTTLVKRIKKETPQIPLIIITGRGDERIAAEVIKLGAEDYIVKSRESLKALGRIIQRTLLKKKASNFPKAVSKSIVGRLLFEIEQLTPSQFSYFLKQLRGLQSWTRRL; via the coding sequence ATGAGGGCACCTAAGAACAGAAACCCGGTTCGTATTCTCCTCCTCGAGGACAACCTCGAGCATGCCGCTCTCATCCAAAAAACCCTCCAGGAATCGATCCCCGGGGTCTTGATCAAGACCGTCGCCTCGTTGAATATGGCGCTCCAGGAACTGGCTAAATCGAAATCCAGACGGTCAAAGACCGACTACGACCTGATCCTGACCGATTATTCGCTCTCCAACACCTCCGGCACAACGCTCGTCAAACGGATCAAAAAGGAGACCCCTCAGATCCCGCTGATCATCATCACCGGCCGTGGAGATGAGCGGATCGCCGCAGAGGTGATCAAACTGGGGGCTGAGGATTATATCGTCAAAAGCCGGGAATCTCTCAAAGCGCTGGGGCGAATCATCCAAAGGACCCTTCTGAAGAAAAAGGCGAGCAACTTTCCAAAGGCGGTTTCCAAGTCGATTGTGGGCCGGTTGCTTTTCGAAATAGAACAACTGACCCCTTCCCAATTCTCCTATTTCCTCAAACAGCTCCGAGGGCTTCAGAGCTGGACAAGGAGGCTGTAG
- a CDS encoding heme A synthase yields the protein MIERRLLYLLLVLVFLLLLMGGLVHNTGSSLACPDWPLCYGSLLPEMTGGIAIEHSHRLVATAVGLMTVILALLIWKRRKGDRELRQMAMAAVVLVVVQGLLGGITVLYQLPPLVSISHLAISIVFFSLLVVMGWKTKDPLPRWEGMKGRVVTGSPSPLPSPLEGGGRIQLYLLITTGLVYLQILLGAVVRHGGLGIVCPDLPFCYGKIWPEGSLYQGHMAHRFGGIIIALFVLAIPFVLRRGNRPVTPTGGIIRWFIFAGIILVLIQIILGAACILTVLGVASVTAHLGVAVLLMGTMVSLVCLTSRGRPPQADAPY from the coding sequence ATGATCGAACGGCGTCTTTTATATCTCCTGCTTGTCCTGGTTTTTCTGTTGCTCCTGATGGGGGGACTTGTCCACAACACCGGTTCATCGCTCGCCTGTCCCGATTGGCCGCTTTGTTACGGCAGTCTCCTGCCGGAGATGACTGGAGGCATTGCGATTGAACACAGCCACCGGCTCGTGGCCACCGCTGTCGGCCTGATGACCGTTATCCTGGCCCTTTTGATCTGGAAGAGAAGAAAAGGGGATAGAGAATTGCGGCAGATGGCGATGGCCGCTGTTGTCCTGGTCGTGGTGCAAGGTCTCCTGGGAGGAATCACCGTTCTTTACCAACTGCCTCCTCTCGTTTCTATCAGTCACCTCGCTATCTCAATCGTCTTTTTTTCGCTGTTGGTGGTGATGGGGTGGAAAACTAAAGATCCCCTCCCTCGATGGGAGGGGATGAAGGGGAGGGTGGTCACGGGGTCACCCTCTCCCTTACCCTCCCCCCTCGAAGGGGGAGGGAGGATTCAACTCTACCTCCTCATCACCACAGGTTTGGTTTATCTCCAGATCCTCCTGGGTGCCGTTGTTCGACACGGCGGCCTCGGGATTGTTTGTCCGGATCTCCCTTTTTGCTATGGCAAAATCTGGCCGGAAGGGTCACTGTATCAGGGACACATGGCACACCGGTTTGGCGGGATTATTATCGCCCTTTTTGTCTTGGCGATTCCGTTTGTCCTACGTAGGGGCAACCGGCCGGTCACCCCTACCGGTGGAATCATCCGTTGGTTCATCTTTGCAGGAATTATTTTGGTTCTTATTCAGATCATTTTGGGGGCGGCCTGCATCCTGACCGTTTTGGGGGTGGCGTCGGTAACGGCGCATCTGGGGGTGGCGGTTCTCTTGATGGGGACAATGGTCTCCCTGGTTTGTCTGACGAGTAGGGGGCGTCCGCCTCAGGCGGACGCCCCCTACTGA